Proteins found in one Thunnus maccoyii chromosome 5, fThuMac1.1, whole genome shotgun sequence genomic segment:
- the alx4b gene encoding homeobox protein aristaless-like 4b, which produces MNADTCVSYCDMTSMDSYYSPSTAQGRDHQTNPFRTFPTTETKYSPTFIPGKGQGYGEKSRSPFQPECQSLDGAEEGTFNKYQLFMQRPTCKTPPEGSKLHPDSGHNGTLIPCYGVISGDPLAKWRKRERFGQMQQVRTHFSTAYELPLLTRPENYAQIQNPSWIGSSSGASPVPGCVVPCDSVPSCMPPHPHGHGGVSDFLGVPSPGSSHMGQTHMGSLFGGPGMGGGINGYDINVDPDRKSSSIAALRMKAKEHSAAISWAT; this is translated from the exons ATGAACGCAGATACGTGCGTCTCATACTGCGATATGACATCGATGGATTCATATTATAGCCCATCTACTGCGCAAGGTAGGGATCACCAGACGAACCCGTTCAGGACTTTCCCGACGACTGAAACCAAATACAGCCCCACATTCATTCCGGGTAAAGGGCAGGGTTACGGAGAGAAGTCCCGGAGTCCTTTCCAGCCGGAGTGCCAATCACTGGATGGCGCTGAGGAGGGCACCTTCAACAAATACCAGCTCTTCATGCAGCGACCGACCTGCAAAACTCCGCCTGAAGGCAGCAAGCTGCACCCGGACAGCGGACATAACGGGACGCTCATTCCCTGCTATG GTGTGATAAGTGGAGACCCATT AGCCaaatggaggaagagagaacGTTTTGGCCAGATGCAACAGGTCCGGACACACTTCTCCACTGCTTATGAGCTGCCTCTTCTTACTCGGCCCGAGAACTATGCACAG ATCCAGAACCCTTCGTGGATCGGGAGCAGCAGTGGAGCATCTCCAGTGCCGGGCTGTGTCGTGCCTTGTGACTCTGTCCCCTCCTGCATGCCCCCTCACCCTCACGGTCATGGAGGCGTCTCTGACTTCCTGGGTGTGCCGAGCCCAGGGAGCAGCCACATGGGACAGACACATATGGGAAGCCTTTTTGGGGGACCCGGAATGGGCGGGGGGATCAATGGCTATGATATCAATGTTGATCCAGATCGCAAGTCCTCCAGCATAGCTGCGCTGCGTATGAAGGCCAAGGAACACAGTGCAGCCATCTCTTGGGCTACATGA